Proteins encoded in a region of the Vanessa atalanta chromosome 23, ilVanAtal1.2, whole genome shotgun sequence genome:
- the LOC125073062 gene encoding coatomer subunit alpha isoform X1: MLTKFETKSARVKGISFHAKRPWVLASLHNGVIQLWDYRMCTLLEKFDEHDGPVRGICFHIQQPLFVSGGDDYKIKVWNYKQRRCLFTLLGHLDYIRTTSFHHEYPWILSASDDQTIRIWNWQSRQCISVLTGHNHYVMCAQFHPTEDLLVSASLDQSVRVWDFSGLRKKSVAPGPSGLAEHLRNPQATDLFGQVMADAVVKHVLEGHDRGVNWASFHPTLPLIVSAADDRQVKLWRMNDAKAWEVDTCRGHYNNVSCALFHARHELILSNSEDKSIRVWDMTKRTCLHTFRREHERYWVLSSHPTLNLFAAGHDAGMILFKLQRERPAYALHNNMLFYIKDRQLRKLDMSTNRDAPVMQIKGGGRHQPYSMSLNHAEWCVLVSWRAGDSSSYELYAAPRDGAEPAAPTEPLRGHAASAVWVARNRFAALERNNQLVIKNLKNEVSKKIATPTCEEIMYAGTGMLLLREPDAVQLLDVQQKRTVASVKVSKCRYAIWNADMSLVALLGKHTVTICTKKLEQLCSITEGARVKSGAFDDSTPQPVFIYTTANHIKYCCKDGDYGIIRTLDVPVYAVKVIANETGARVVCLDREARPKVLNIDPTEYRFKLALVTRQYDQVLHMVRTAKLVGQSIIAYLQEKGYPEVALHFVKDARTRLSLALQCGNIEVALEAAKSLDEPDAWDQLAQAALATGNHQIVEMCYQRTKNFDKLSFLYLITGNLDKLRKMMKIAEIRKDVSSQFQGALLLGDVTERIRLLKNAGQLSLAYLTAINHKQLEEAEQLKAALEAANLPVPEANPDAVFLMPPLPVQKAQPNWPLLAVSKSFFEVAGAARAAGEAGVSGVAAAATDEPLEAGGAWGDDDELQGDVEEPEEVMEDACDDGGWDVGDEDLELPEELAPVQPDIDGGEESAEYFVAPTRGQGAALGAKLRTAHDYVATGQFEIACRLLNEQVGIVQFAPYADTFLSMFARARLQFGALPLVAPLAAHLHRNWKEASGRDLLPVLTVKLNDLVAQLQQCYQLTTSGKFTEAIERLQRLVRVVPLLQLETKQELAEAMQLLAICRDYLLGLQMETARKAMPKNTLDEQKRTCEMAAYFTHCKLQPVHQILTLRTALNMFFKLKNFRTAASFARRLLELGPRPEVAQQARKILQACEKTPTDEHQLLYDEHNPFNICGLSYKPIYRGKPEEKCSLCGASFMPEHKGKLCPVCGVAEIGKDVLGLRICPLQFQR; the protein is encoded by the exons ATGCTGACGAAATTTGAAACAAAGTCAGCGAGAGTGAAGGGTATATCGTTTCACGCGAAGAGACCATGGGTTTTAGCGAGTCTCCACAATGGGGTGATTCAGCTGTGGGATTATCGTATGTGTACATTATTGGAGAAGTTTGATGAACACGACGGTCCAGTACGCGGTATATGTTTCCACATACAACAGCCATTGTTCGTTTCTGGTGGAGACGATTATAAGATAAAG GTATGGAATTATAAGCAAAGAAGATGTCTTTTTACATTGCTTGGACATTTGGACTACATCCGAACAACATCCTTCCACCATGAATACCCTTGGATATTAAGTGCATCTGATGATcag ACAATAAGAATATGGAACTGGCAGTCGAGACAGTGCATCAGTGTGCTAACAGGCCACAATCACTATGTGATGTGTGCTCAGTTCCATCCAACAGAAGATCTACTTGTATCTGCATCTTTGGACCAATCAGTTAGGGTTTGGGACTTCTCAGGGTTAAGGAAGAAGAGTGTTGCCCCTGGACCATCTGGGTTAGCCGAACACTTGAGGAACCCACAAGCGACAGACTTGTTCGGACAGGTAATG gcGGATGCTGTCGTAAAACATGTTTTGGAAGGTCATGACCGTGGTGTTAATTGGGCTTCCTTCCACCCCACATTACCACTGATTGTTTCTGCTGCTGATGACCGTCAAGTGAAGCTTTGGCGTATGAATGATGCTAAG GCATGGGAAGTGGACACATGTCGAGGACACTACAACAACGTCTCTTGTGCGCTGTTCCACGCGAGACACGAACTTATCCTATCTAACAGCGAGGACAAGTCGATCAGAGTATGGGACATGACTAAACGCACATGCTTGCACACATTCCGAAGAGAACACGAACG TTACTGGGTGCTCTCTTCGCATCCTACCTTGAACTTGTTTGCCGCTGGTCACGATGCTGGTATGATCCTGTTCAAGCTGCAACGTGAACGACCAGCATATgcgttacataataatatgctCTTTTATATAAAGGACAG ACAACTGCGCAAGTTGGACATGTCTACGAACAGAGACGCTCCAGTTATGCAAATCAAAGGCGGCGGTCGGCATCAACCATAcag TATGTCGCTGAACCACGCGGAGTGGTGCGTGCTGGTGTCGTGGCGCGCGGGAGACAGCAGCTCGTACGAGCTGTACGCCGCGCCGCGGGACGGAGCCGAGCCCGCCGCGCCGACCGAGCCGCTGCGCGGACACGCCGCCTCCGCCGTCTGGGTCGCGCGCAACCGCTTCGCCGCGCTCGAGCGGAACAACCAG CTCGTGATAAAGAACCTAAAGAACGAGGTGTCAAAGAAGATAGCGACGCCGACCTGCGAGGAGATCATGTACGCCGGCACCGGTATGCTGCTTCTGCGCGAGCCGGACGCCGTGCAGCTGCTGGACGTGCAGCAGAAGCGCACCGTGGCCAGC GTGAAAGTATCCAAATGTCGCTACGCTATTTGGAACGCGGACATGTCTCTCGTGGCCCTCCTCGGCAAGCACACCGTCACAATATGCACGAAGAAACTGGAGCAGCTCTGTTCCATCACGGAGGGGGCCCGAGTAAAGTCGGGGGCCTTCGACGATTCCACACCTCAACCGGTGTTCATTTATACGACGGCCAACCATATCAAGTATTGCTGCAAAGATGG TGACTACGGTATCATCCGCACCCTGGACGTACCCGTGTACGCAGTGAAGGTGATCGCCAACGAGACCGGCGCCAGGGTCGTGTGTCTGGACCGAGAGGCGAGGCCCAAGGTGCTCAATATCGACCCCACGGAGTATAG GTTCAAGTTGGCGCTGGTGACGCGGCAGTACGACCAGGTGCTGCACATGGTGCGCACCGCCAAGCTCGTGGGGCAGAGCATCATCGCCTATCTGCAGGAGAAAG GGTACCCGGAGGTGGCGCTGCACTTCGTGAAGGACGCGCGGACGCGGCTGTCGCTGGCGCTGCAGTGCGGGAACATCGAGGTGGCGCTGGAGGCCGCCAAGAGCCTGGACGAGCCCGACGCCTGGGACCAGCTGGCGCAGGCCGCGCTCGCCACCGGCAACCACCAG ATTGTAGAAATGTGTTACCAACGTACCAAGAACTTCGATAAGCTCTCATTCCTGTATTTGATCACCGGAAACTTGGACAAATTACGCAAGATGATGAAAATTGCCGAGATAAGGAAGGACGTGTCTTCCCAATTCCAAGGTGCTTTACTATTGGGTGACGTCACTGAGAGGATCAGACTGTTGAAAAATGCTGGGCAG CTATCACTAGCTTACCTCACTGCTATCAATCACAAGCAGTTAGAGGAAGCGGAGCAGCTTAAGGCGGCTCTAGAAGCAGCTAACTTGCCAGTCCCAGAAGCAAACCCAGATGCAGTGTTCTTGATGCCACCTCTACCTGTACAGAAGGCTCAGCCAAACTGGCCCTTGCTGGCTGTTTCTAA GAGTTTCTTCGAAGTGGCCGGAGCGGCGCGTGCGGCAGGCGAGGCCGGCGTGAGCGGAGTGGCCGCCGCCGCCACGGACGAGCCGCTCGAGGCGGGCGGCGCCTGGGGGGACGACGACGAGCTGCAGGGGGACGTG gaAGAGCCTGAAGAAGTCATGGAGGATGCATGTGACGATGGCGGCTGGGACGTCGGAGACGAGGATCTAGAGTTGCCCGAAGAATTGGCTCCAGTTCAAC CGGACATCGACGGCGGCGAGGAGTCGGCGGAGTACTTCGTGGCGCCGACGCGCGGGCAGGGCGCGGCGCTGGGCGCCAAGCTGCGCACGGCGCACGACTACGTGGCCACCGGACAGTTCGAGATCGCCTGCAG ACTGCTGAACGAGCAGGTGGGCATCGTGCAGTTCGCGCCGTACGCGGACACGTTCCTGAGCATGTTCGCGCGCGCGCGCCTGCAGTTCGGCGCGCTGCCGCTCGTGGCGCCGCTCGCCGCGCACCTGCACCGCAACTGGAAGGAGGCCAGCGGCCGGGACCTGCTGCCCGTGCTCA CTGTGAAGCTGAACGACTTGGTAGCCCAGCTGCAGCAGTGCTACCAGCTGACCACCAGCGGCAAGTTTACGGAAGCGATCGAGCGACTGCAGCGCTTAGTGCGCGTCGTACCGCTGCTACAGCTGGAAACCAAGCAGGAGCTGGCTGAAGCGATGCAGTTATTAGCCATCTGCAGAGACTACCTGCTGGGACTGCAGATGGAGACAGCTAGGAAAG CGATGCCAAAAAATACCCTCGACGAACAGAAACGAACATGTGAAATGGCCGCCTACTTCACTCATTGCAAGTTGCAACCCGTCCACCAGATCCTGACTCTTAGAACAGCTCTCAACATGTTCTTTAAACTCAAAAACTTCAGAACGGCTGCGTCCTTCGCCAGGAGGCTCCTGGAACTCGGGCCGCGACCGGAAGTGGCGCAGCAAGCGAGGAAAATCCTACAAGCTTGCGAGAAAACACCGACAGATGAACATCAGCTTTTGTATGACGAACACAACCCCTTCAACATTTGCGGATTAAGTTATAAGCCCATTTATAGAGGAAAGCCAGAAGAGAAGTGCTCCCTGTGTGGTGCCAGCTTTATGCCAGAACATAAAGGGAAGTTGTGCCCCGTGTGTGGGGTGGCGGAGATTGGTAAAGATGTATTGGGACTAAGAATCTGTCCCTTGCAGTTCCAGagataa
- the LOC125073062 gene encoding coatomer subunit alpha isoform X2 translates to MLTKFETKSARVKGISFHAKRPWVLASLHNGVIQLWDYRMCTLLEKFDEHDGPVRGICFHIQQPLFVSGGDDYKIKVWNYKQRRCLFTLLGHLDYIRTTSFHHEYPWILSASDDQTIRIWNWQSRQCISVLTGHNHYVMCAQFHPTEDLLVSASLDQSVRVWDFSGLRKKSVAPGPSGLAEHLRNPQATDLFGQADAVVKHVLEGHDRGVNWASFHPTLPLIVSAADDRQVKLWRMNDAKAWEVDTCRGHYNNVSCALFHARHELILSNSEDKSIRVWDMTKRTCLHTFRREHERYWVLSSHPTLNLFAAGHDAGMILFKLQRERPAYALHNNMLFYIKDRQLRKLDMSTNRDAPVMQIKGGGRHQPYSMSLNHAEWCVLVSWRAGDSSSYELYAAPRDGAEPAAPTEPLRGHAASAVWVARNRFAALERNNQLVIKNLKNEVSKKIATPTCEEIMYAGTGMLLLREPDAVQLLDVQQKRTVASVKVSKCRYAIWNADMSLVALLGKHTVTICTKKLEQLCSITEGARVKSGAFDDSTPQPVFIYTTANHIKYCCKDGDYGIIRTLDVPVYAVKVIANETGARVVCLDREARPKVLNIDPTEYRFKLALVTRQYDQVLHMVRTAKLVGQSIIAYLQEKGYPEVALHFVKDARTRLSLALQCGNIEVALEAAKSLDEPDAWDQLAQAALATGNHQIVEMCYQRTKNFDKLSFLYLITGNLDKLRKMMKIAEIRKDVSSQFQGALLLGDVTERIRLLKNAGQLSLAYLTAINHKQLEEAEQLKAALEAANLPVPEANPDAVFLMPPLPVQKAQPNWPLLAVSKSFFEVAGAARAAGEAGVSGVAAAATDEPLEAGGAWGDDDELQGDVEEPEEVMEDACDDGGWDVGDEDLELPEELAPVQPDIDGGEESAEYFVAPTRGQGAALGAKLRTAHDYVATGQFEIACRLLNEQVGIVQFAPYADTFLSMFARARLQFGALPLVAPLAAHLHRNWKEASGRDLLPVLTVKLNDLVAQLQQCYQLTTSGKFTEAIERLQRLVRVVPLLQLETKQELAEAMQLLAICRDYLLGLQMETARKAMPKNTLDEQKRTCEMAAYFTHCKLQPVHQILTLRTALNMFFKLKNFRTAASFARRLLELGPRPEVAQQARKILQACEKTPTDEHQLLYDEHNPFNICGLSYKPIYRGKPEEKCSLCGASFMPEHKGKLCPVCGVAEIGKDVLGLRICPLQFQR, encoded by the exons ATGCTGACGAAATTTGAAACAAAGTCAGCGAGAGTGAAGGGTATATCGTTTCACGCGAAGAGACCATGGGTTTTAGCGAGTCTCCACAATGGGGTGATTCAGCTGTGGGATTATCGTATGTGTACATTATTGGAGAAGTTTGATGAACACGACGGTCCAGTACGCGGTATATGTTTCCACATACAACAGCCATTGTTCGTTTCTGGTGGAGACGATTATAAGATAAAG GTATGGAATTATAAGCAAAGAAGATGTCTTTTTACATTGCTTGGACATTTGGACTACATCCGAACAACATCCTTCCACCATGAATACCCTTGGATATTAAGTGCATCTGATGATcag ACAATAAGAATATGGAACTGGCAGTCGAGACAGTGCATCAGTGTGCTAACAGGCCACAATCACTATGTGATGTGTGCTCAGTTCCATCCAACAGAAGATCTACTTGTATCTGCATCTTTGGACCAATCAGTTAGGGTTTGGGACTTCTCAGGGTTAAGGAAGAAGAGTGTTGCCCCTGGACCATCTGGGTTAGCCGAACACTTGAGGAACCCACAAGCGACAGACTTGTTCGGACAG gcGGATGCTGTCGTAAAACATGTTTTGGAAGGTCATGACCGTGGTGTTAATTGGGCTTCCTTCCACCCCACATTACCACTGATTGTTTCTGCTGCTGATGACCGTCAAGTGAAGCTTTGGCGTATGAATGATGCTAAG GCATGGGAAGTGGACACATGTCGAGGACACTACAACAACGTCTCTTGTGCGCTGTTCCACGCGAGACACGAACTTATCCTATCTAACAGCGAGGACAAGTCGATCAGAGTATGGGACATGACTAAACGCACATGCTTGCACACATTCCGAAGAGAACACGAACG TTACTGGGTGCTCTCTTCGCATCCTACCTTGAACTTGTTTGCCGCTGGTCACGATGCTGGTATGATCCTGTTCAAGCTGCAACGTGAACGACCAGCATATgcgttacataataatatgctCTTTTATATAAAGGACAG ACAACTGCGCAAGTTGGACATGTCTACGAACAGAGACGCTCCAGTTATGCAAATCAAAGGCGGCGGTCGGCATCAACCATAcag TATGTCGCTGAACCACGCGGAGTGGTGCGTGCTGGTGTCGTGGCGCGCGGGAGACAGCAGCTCGTACGAGCTGTACGCCGCGCCGCGGGACGGAGCCGAGCCCGCCGCGCCGACCGAGCCGCTGCGCGGACACGCCGCCTCCGCCGTCTGGGTCGCGCGCAACCGCTTCGCCGCGCTCGAGCGGAACAACCAG CTCGTGATAAAGAACCTAAAGAACGAGGTGTCAAAGAAGATAGCGACGCCGACCTGCGAGGAGATCATGTACGCCGGCACCGGTATGCTGCTTCTGCGCGAGCCGGACGCCGTGCAGCTGCTGGACGTGCAGCAGAAGCGCACCGTGGCCAGC GTGAAAGTATCCAAATGTCGCTACGCTATTTGGAACGCGGACATGTCTCTCGTGGCCCTCCTCGGCAAGCACACCGTCACAATATGCACGAAGAAACTGGAGCAGCTCTGTTCCATCACGGAGGGGGCCCGAGTAAAGTCGGGGGCCTTCGACGATTCCACACCTCAACCGGTGTTCATTTATACGACGGCCAACCATATCAAGTATTGCTGCAAAGATGG TGACTACGGTATCATCCGCACCCTGGACGTACCCGTGTACGCAGTGAAGGTGATCGCCAACGAGACCGGCGCCAGGGTCGTGTGTCTGGACCGAGAGGCGAGGCCCAAGGTGCTCAATATCGACCCCACGGAGTATAG GTTCAAGTTGGCGCTGGTGACGCGGCAGTACGACCAGGTGCTGCACATGGTGCGCACCGCCAAGCTCGTGGGGCAGAGCATCATCGCCTATCTGCAGGAGAAAG GGTACCCGGAGGTGGCGCTGCACTTCGTGAAGGACGCGCGGACGCGGCTGTCGCTGGCGCTGCAGTGCGGGAACATCGAGGTGGCGCTGGAGGCCGCCAAGAGCCTGGACGAGCCCGACGCCTGGGACCAGCTGGCGCAGGCCGCGCTCGCCACCGGCAACCACCAG ATTGTAGAAATGTGTTACCAACGTACCAAGAACTTCGATAAGCTCTCATTCCTGTATTTGATCACCGGAAACTTGGACAAATTACGCAAGATGATGAAAATTGCCGAGATAAGGAAGGACGTGTCTTCCCAATTCCAAGGTGCTTTACTATTGGGTGACGTCACTGAGAGGATCAGACTGTTGAAAAATGCTGGGCAG CTATCACTAGCTTACCTCACTGCTATCAATCACAAGCAGTTAGAGGAAGCGGAGCAGCTTAAGGCGGCTCTAGAAGCAGCTAACTTGCCAGTCCCAGAAGCAAACCCAGATGCAGTGTTCTTGATGCCACCTCTACCTGTACAGAAGGCTCAGCCAAACTGGCCCTTGCTGGCTGTTTCTAA GAGTTTCTTCGAAGTGGCCGGAGCGGCGCGTGCGGCAGGCGAGGCCGGCGTGAGCGGAGTGGCCGCCGCCGCCACGGACGAGCCGCTCGAGGCGGGCGGCGCCTGGGGGGACGACGACGAGCTGCAGGGGGACGTG gaAGAGCCTGAAGAAGTCATGGAGGATGCATGTGACGATGGCGGCTGGGACGTCGGAGACGAGGATCTAGAGTTGCCCGAAGAATTGGCTCCAGTTCAAC CGGACATCGACGGCGGCGAGGAGTCGGCGGAGTACTTCGTGGCGCCGACGCGCGGGCAGGGCGCGGCGCTGGGCGCCAAGCTGCGCACGGCGCACGACTACGTGGCCACCGGACAGTTCGAGATCGCCTGCAG ACTGCTGAACGAGCAGGTGGGCATCGTGCAGTTCGCGCCGTACGCGGACACGTTCCTGAGCATGTTCGCGCGCGCGCGCCTGCAGTTCGGCGCGCTGCCGCTCGTGGCGCCGCTCGCCGCGCACCTGCACCGCAACTGGAAGGAGGCCAGCGGCCGGGACCTGCTGCCCGTGCTCA CTGTGAAGCTGAACGACTTGGTAGCCCAGCTGCAGCAGTGCTACCAGCTGACCACCAGCGGCAAGTTTACGGAAGCGATCGAGCGACTGCAGCGCTTAGTGCGCGTCGTACCGCTGCTACAGCTGGAAACCAAGCAGGAGCTGGCTGAAGCGATGCAGTTATTAGCCATCTGCAGAGACTACCTGCTGGGACTGCAGATGGAGACAGCTAGGAAAG CGATGCCAAAAAATACCCTCGACGAACAGAAACGAACATGTGAAATGGCCGCCTACTTCACTCATTGCAAGTTGCAACCCGTCCACCAGATCCTGACTCTTAGAACAGCTCTCAACATGTTCTTTAAACTCAAAAACTTCAGAACGGCTGCGTCCTTCGCCAGGAGGCTCCTGGAACTCGGGCCGCGACCGGAAGTGGCGCAGCAAGCGAGGAAAATCCTACAAGCTTGCGAGAAAACACCGACAGATGAACATCAGCTTTTGTATGACGAACACAACCCCTTCAACATTTGCGGATTAAGTTATAAGCCCATTTATAGAGGAAAGCCAGAAGAGAAGTGCTCCCTGTGTGGTGCCAGCTTTATGCCAGAACATAAAGGGAAGTTGTGCCCCGTGTGTGGGGTGGCGGAGATTGGTAAAGATGTATTGGGACTAAGAATCTGTCCCTTGCAGTTCCAGagataa
- the LOC125073121 gene encoding exosome complex component CSL4: MSRDEEIGKICIPGMRLSPSNNDNISGPGTYELKGYIYASLAGVLKMEQDAKTKANKVTVVSSRTPSVLPMTGDIVTAKVTVVNSRQVQCIILCVGPFVLARPYKGILKKEDIKFTDKDRIDPYKCFRPGDVILARVLPMTEIHWYHLSTAENELGVVIATAEGSPQGVSMVPISWSEMQCPKTLIKEPRKVARVIPENINESLFPIDNNKNKLEKNGFQE; this comes from the exons atgagtAGAGACGAGGAGATTGGAAAAATATGTATACCCGGGATGCGATTAAGTCCATCAAATAACGATAATATCTCTGGACCGGGAACTTACGAACTGAAAGGCTATATTTATGCATCATTAGCAGGAGTACTTAAAATGGAACAAGATGCGAAAACAAAG gccaACAAAGTAACTGTTGTAAGTTCTAGAACACCTAGTGTACTGCCAATGACTGGTGATATAGTCACAGCAAAAGTAACAGTTGTAAACTCTAGACAAGTACAGTGCATAATTCTTTGTGTTGGACCATTTGTCCTTGCAAGGCCCTACAAAGGTATTCTGAAGAAAGAAGATATTAAATTCACAGATAAAGATAGAATAGACccatataaatgttttagacCTGGGGATGTTATATTGGCAAGAGTT CTACCAATGACTGAGATCCACTGGTATCATCTTTCAACTGCTGAAAATGAACTTGGAGTTGTGATAGCCACAGCAGAAGGTTCACCGCAAGGAGTAAGCATGGTGCCTATCAGCTGGTCCGAAATGCAATGCCCCAAAACTCTTATAAAGGAGCCGAGAAAAGTTGCAAGAGTTATacctgaaaatataaatgaatcattatttccaattgataataataaaaataaactagaaaaaaatggttttcaggaataa